In Mangifera indica cultivar Alphonso unplaced genomic scaffold, CATAS_Mindica_2.1 Un_0111, whole genome shotgun sequence, the genomic window GTCTGTCTcttataatgatattattattaacttttctaataatattattatttggctgataatattatagtaatattgtatattaattcaaacaaactttaacttaaatttgatgtggtaaatttaatttaaaccagATCAAGGGTTAACTAGAATCCAATTTGAAACGACAACAGCTAAGTTTAAGcttcattttaattgattagggatgaataaaacaagaaaaaagataccaagttgttgaaaaagaagaatatgCAAAGGAGGAGAGTTTTGTTACGGCAACTCGCGGAACGTTGAACTCTAAGGCTAACTGCGAAACTAAGTCTTCAAATCCAATTCATGGATCCAAAGATAGGCTCTTCTCGAATGCAGCCTAACCTGACCACGTTTTGAACGGCTTGAAATGGGTCAGGAAAAAAAAAGCCCCACGGCTGTACGCTGTACTAAATCCTAATCTAAGCCCAAAGCCATGAGCGTGCACGTTTCCAAATAGCACACCGCACTGTAGAATAGAGTAAAGAGATTGCATTTAGCGCCCAAGTTTCGAAGATACCGTTTCATTTGatgttctttttcttgctttccaaGTCACGAACGCCTACGCTCCTTAATTTGAACGCTCTTCCTCACTATTACGACGGGCGGCGAAGAGTGAGTCCAACATAAGTTGCTCCACTCCAACGCCCACCtgtatggttttttttttggttgtgaatttaatttttactggcttttttattaaatctattGTGCATTTGAAGACGCGGGCGTTGTGATTTTGCGTCTAGGGTTTATGTTTATGTAATGCTTATTTAGGGGTTTTGTAATTGTCTTTATGTCTTTAAATTTCAATCTCAGCATTTATGCTCCCTTTCAAAGTGCAGGAATATTTTCGGATTATATCCTAATTAGGGTTTTGTGTTTGacttttatatattcttttcgCTTGAACTTATAGTCGACATACATAGCTCTTTCTGCTGTCCAtgtgaataaaattttgaaagcaaacatatttctttttatgttCTAAAAAACGAGTAATTTCTGAAGTTACTTAGTCTTGGTTGAGTGTTTGTTTCAACTTATTAATTTGGAAGAACAACCAGGTGATAGATATACTGAGGATTGAAAAATGGACCAGACTATGGGGCAATTCCAGCAAAGTTTGATTGAGCTTGAAACTGAGGCTGAGCATCTTCTTTTAGCCAGACATCAGGTAATTACGACCCAGCTTTCTGTTTTCAACATGTTTATTTGAACTCCCATattctgtttggttgctgaaGAATGTGTGGAagtaaaatgattttttgatacCAGCTATTGAGTTAAACAATTGGTctcatttgaaaaaaagttgaagaaatttttgaGTTAGGATACTggaatcctttttttttttttttcacggGGGTAAGGATCAAGAACTATGATGTATTGTAAAAGTAGCCTGATACAAACACTTTCTAATTTGAACGGTTTTTGACTTGTTGGAAATTATTGGAGTACTATCATGAATATAATCcgtgttttcttttattttgattttcctGGGCCGCAAATGGGATTTCACTGATTCCTGCTCATGGAAATTCAGttagttgaaaatgataaagtgAGGAATGGGAATAGGGAAGCACTAACAGCTCTGAGGAAGAGGGCTAGGACAACAAGAACTAGTATTCCATCTCCTTTTGAGTCAATAATGAAAGATATGGGGCATCCTGGACCGAGGCCTTTGGTGAAGGAGGTATGCACAACCTGCGGTGACCATGACACAAATGAGCACACATGGATGATGTTCCCTGGAACTGATGTCTTTGCTAGAATTCCATTTCATGCTGCTCATACTATTTTGGAGACAGGTTTCTTCTTGAGCCTTCTCAGTGTAAATGATTTCTGAGTTTAAATCAGTTTTGGAAATtgtgattagtttttaaaaattacttgaGTATTCATATATCAGAAGGtggtattttctttttcctggtATGACTGGTGATTTGTTGAGCAAAAAGTTTTTAAATGGTAGGAAATATATGTGATCTACCTTGATTCATGGATAGATTTGACTGGTGATATAGTAAGCATCTTGTTTTTGAATGTTGATATGCATGATTTTACTGGAAAGAATTTGTTTGAAACTTTGAATATCAATCAAAGTTGATGACATGTTTGATAATTGCATAAATAATGACTAAAGAATTATTCACAATAAAACTGTTAATGAGAAGATTATCTAACATTCTAATGGTCCCTAACCAGCTTGAAGATAGCCACCCTGAAGATTTTTAGGGAACAGTGTGGGATTTAGTTCACCAGCCACTCTGAAGATTATTAGGGGATTATGGAATCtgagtttatttttgtaattatagtTTATGTATTTGAATCACAGTTACTTGTCAAGGCTATCAATTGTTGGTCCTTTCTTAGTAGGCAAATAtctcaaaaattattttagagttACTAGCTTGTCACTTCAATATTAAAATCTGTATGGatgtgaaaaaaatgaaaactgtTTTCAGTGATGAGCTTTTTTTCAGTGTCCTCTGCAAGTATAAGTTATGCGTAATGGTGAAGCTTCTTAGATGAAACTACACAAAAATATCTGCCTTTTATAAACTGAATAAATTCCATGCTGTGCAGTTTGGTGGTCATCCTGGATTTAGTTTTAGGAAAAAGAGAGCATTTTGGAAAACCATTTCTTTTCAGACGTAAAgttgatgaattaattaattaatttgtctaCCTTGTGCCCTTCTATATTTGGTCAGGGAATTAATTCCatcctttcttcttttcatttttttgctGAAAAGGTAACAAAtacctttaataataaaaataaatgtgcAAGGTATATGCTTTGATGCATTGAATTGCTGACAAAATGCCAAGCATATTTAGGCTTAGTTTGATGTATTCTTATGTCTAATATGTTAAGCTAAACATTCTTTCATCTTGCTATTGTGTTTTTCTTCTACTGTTATTTTGATtccttttatattattcatCTGCATTTATTTCTACTTTTATAATATCTTTGTTTTCAATCAGATCAAACACAACTTGATTATGATGCAAAAAAGTTGCAAAGCTATGTGAAGGAGAAATCTTTTCATATCTCAGAAAAGGGTGGCCTAGCTGACAAGATCAGTCCTGGTGTGCTCAGATCGCTAGTAACCTTGTCAGACAAACCAAAGTAAGTCTTGTCTGTGCAACTCATAGTCTACCTCTTCATAAATTGATCTATTTTTTCAACCAACTGTATCTTTTGACTCGCTTCCCATGACCAACAAACTGAGGCGAAAGGATTGAACTTAGTCCTTTCTGTTTAGGTGACAGTTACAACATCATGGTCACCAATTAGGTATTGAATGTTTCCTGGAATTATTCCCACAATATATTCAGGCTGTAGAGCTAGAAATTCCTGATGTCTTTTTCAATAACCA contains:
- the LOC123207849 gene encoding uncharacterized protein LOC123207849 isoform X1, which gives rise to MDQTMGQFQQSLIELETEAEHLLLARHQLVENDKVRNGNREALTALRKRARTTRTSIPSPFESIMKDMGHPGPRPLVKEVCTTCGDHDTNEHTWMMFPGTDVFARIPFHAAHTILETDQTQLDYDAKKLQSYVKEKSFHISEKGGLADKISPGVLRSLVTLSDKPNYLPCREYLLHVIFIMALVLNLDTEIFVVPLCLHGGL
- the LOC123207849 gene encoding uncharacterized protein LOC123207849 isoform X2, which translates into the protein MDQTMGQFQQSLIELETEAEHLLLARHQLVENDKVRNGNREALTALRKRARTTRTSIPSPFESIMKDMGHPGPRPLVKEVCTTCGDHDTNEHTWMMFPGTDVFARIPFHAAHTILETDQTQLDYDAKKLQSYVKEKSFHISEKGGLADKISPGVLRSLVTLSDKPNVRKAWSAQGPFCFILQLKIWKFRGK
- the LOC123207849 gene encoding uncharacterized protein LOC123207849 isoform X3, with the translated sequence MDQTMGQFQQSLIELETEAEHLLLARHQLVENDKVRNGNREALTALRKRARTTRTSIPSPFESIMKDMGHPGPRPLVKEVCTTCGDHDTNEHTWMMFPGTDVFARIPFHAAHTILETDQTQLDYDAKKLQSYVKEKSFHISEKGGLADKISPGVLRSLVTLSDKPKAQQ